A segment of the Moorena sp. SIOASIH genome:
TGGGGAGAGACAGCACAGTATGTTAGCACCACCGAAATGTCATCTTGACCATTATGTTTAAACCCTAGCTCAATTAAAGACTCAGCTGCCGATTCGACGGAAATTCGGTGGCTATTGACTTTTTGCGGTAAATCTCGACCAAATTTTTCAATCAAGTTGTTGTTGCTCAAGCCATCGGAACACAGCAGCAGCAAACCATCTTCTTCCACAATAAAGCGTCGCACAGTGGGACGAAGTAATTCAGCCTCCTTTGTCCCTAAGGCTTGAGTGAGTGCTTGTGCATCAGATCGCTGCAACGCTTGTCGATAAAGACTACGCCCAAGCTTGACCTCCCGAGTAGCCACATCATCATCCACAGTTAGCTGCTGGCAATAGTCGGGAGTAAGCCAGTAAGCACGACTATCTCCTACACTAGCGATATAGATTTCGTGACCATTGGTTTTCCCTTCTGGTGTATTCACCATTTGGGGAAGTTGTAGCGCTAGAGTTAAGGTAGTAGCCATGCGACGCCGGGATTCTCGTTCTTGTTGATCGTTGCGAGAAGAAATCATGTTATTAGCAACCCGGATAATTGCTGATAGATTCTCGGTTACGAGTTCTGGTGTCATCAGCTCCGGATCTTCGTTCAACTCAGCCAGTAATGCCCGAACCTGTAATTTAATGGACTGTAGTGCTAACTGGCTAGCAATTTCCCCCCCTTCGTGACCACCAATACCATCACAAATAATCGACAGGTGGGGAATCAAGGGGTCTTGGGTTTGCTCTGGGTCCTTAATCAAGTCAGCCTTAGTAGGATAGCAACTGTCTTCGTTGTGGCTGTGACTTGAACCAGTTGCGGTGATACCAGCAATTTTTAACCGTAACGGCTGCTGAGCAGCTTGCTCAAGTAATAGGTGGTTAAGTTGGGATGCGATCGCACTTAAGGATGGGTGTTCAGTTTGCAGGTGTTGGGCAATAGCTTGTAGCTGATCCGCCACAGACACTGATGCTTTGCGACACCAAGCTTCCCAGCATTCTCCTAGCTGTTTAAGACTAGCATCCACAGAGGGTTCACTCACAGAATTCGGTTCGGTAGGGGAGTCTGGGGAAACCAATGTATCAAATCCCCTATCTTCTAGACCATTAGACGGTACAACTGGTGATAAACTCGTATCAGCCATGGTATCCCGATATAATTCCCTTAGTCGCAGCCGCCACCCTTCAACTCGCAAATTAGTTGGCACTAACAGGCTAGAAGCCACACCCAATTCTGATAAGGGTATCCATAATTCCCAAATTTGCCACAGCCAATAGACTTGACGCACTGCGGTAGCAGAAGTCCAAATCGACTCCATTGAGGGATATAAGTTGCCATTGGCATCAATCGGGGCATTTTCTAGCAAAATGACCACATCTTGACCGGGTGTAGACAGGAAATTCCGTTGCTGTGGCAACTGGCATATCCCATAAACCTCTGGCACATGGAGGCAGTGGGGATACAACCGTAGGTAAGGAAGAATATGGCCGTTGAGTTGTTCAGGAAAATCCGGTGGCAGTTCTGGTTGCATATCCTGCCAAATTTGCGGGGCAACTACCTGGTAGCGGTCTGCCACTTGTTCTCCAACTGGTAGCTCTACGGCAGCAGAACCCACTGCCCAAAGATAACGATCCACGGCTAACACCTATGAAGTTAATTTACGGCTATACGGTCAAATTCTAGACGGCTGAGATATAGCGCTACGCTTAGCGTCAGAAGTCAGAAGTCAGAAGTCAGAAGTAAGCTATGACTAAGTTTCGGAGTTTAGAAATGCCAAACACCTTAATGGGTAGTGCTATAAATTAGCTAAGGTCCGCGCTTATGCCCCACGTCCCCACTTGCATGTCGGCGTGGGATGAATGGCAGACAAGAACTTTGATACTTTGTGATCATCTATAATGAACATAGTAGGGTAATCAAATTAAGAGCTAACCGCCACCTACTACCTAAAAATAGAACTTTTTTGTTTGTATTGTTCCGGCGCGGAGGGGCATCTCGTGTCGTCAATAAAGCTTGCCGAGTATCCGTTCCCGTTGGGTGGAGTTGGCAAGAAGCCTACACTGACTCTGCTCTTACAGAGCCGCTGTGCGAACGAGTTCAGTGTAGGAGTATGTCACAAGAGGGCTTGTTTGAGCTTTTAAACATTTTCTCTCAAAGTTGTCTAGTAAATTAAAGAAAATTCAAATAACTCAGCAACCTATATCTTTGTCTGACGTCAGACAAAATAAAGTAGAGTTACCTGCAACTACTCACCCCATACCCCGTATATTATGATGAGCCGATGGTAAGTTCCTCGATGCTTTGGCTAATTGCCGGGTCAATGCTGTGCTTAGTCGAGCTGTTTGTGCCAACAGCGTTTGTTGCTTTCATGATGGGCATCAGTGCTTTGGTGGTAGGATTTGTGATCTCGATTTTGCCCATATCTTATACCCTACAAGTGGGGTTATGGTTGCTGCTTTCCACTGCCTCAGTCTTTTTATCCCGTCGCCTTATGCCCCCTGCTAGAGTGGGAAAAAATTTGGATGCGATGGAAGCTCAAACCTTGACAGAAATTCTGCCAGGGCAAACTGGGCGGGTACTCTATGAAGGGAACTCATGGCGTGCCCGTTGTGAAGACTATGCAGATGCGATCGCACCCAACCAAAAAGTCTACGTAGTGCGCAGGGAAGGCACTACCCTGATTGTTGTGCCTCATCACCTATTGCATGACTGAAGCTCTTGCATAAAATCCGGTAATTTTCGGCAATAACTGAAATTATCTCCTTTCGGCATTTGCCGACGCTGTGCGAACGGGAAGATGCTTGATGCAGGTCCAGGATTAGACCTACGTTAGAGGGGTCATGACACCTACGGGTGAGCGCCAGCTTGTAGCTCTGTCGTCTGATTTTAAGGAACGGAACGAATGGATTTTGTAGGACCGCGTGAATTAGATGTAAAAAGCCCCTTTAACATGACCGAGGCAAACAAAACCCCTTTTTCGGGAGATTGCTTAAATGCAAAATCGAGTTTTTGTGATTGATGTCAACAAGCAACCGCTCAATCCGATTCACCCTGGCAGAGCGAGAAAGCTCTTAAAGCAAGGGAAGGCGGCAGTTTTTAGAACTTACCCGTTTACGATCATTCTCAAAAAAACTGTTCGAGATCCTGTCAATGAACCTCATCGGATTAAATTAGACCCGGGGGCTAAGGTTACTGGCATGGCATTGGTTAATCAGAGAACTGATGCAGTTGTCTGGGCAGCAGAATTAACTCACCGTGGCGACATGATACGGCAAAAGTTAGCTGACCGCCGTCGGGTTCGCCGCAATCGTCGCCATCGTAAAACTCGTTACCGCCCAGCCAGATTTGATCACAGAAAACGCCCTGATGGATGGCTAGCTCCGAGCCTACAACATCGAGTAGAAACTACTATGACTTGGGTCGAGCGCCTGGGTAAATGTTGTTCGATCACGGATCTATCAATGGAATTGGTACGATTTGACACCCAAAAGCTACAAAACCCTGAGATATCAGGGGTACAGTACCAGCAGGGAGTCTTGTTTGGATACGAATTGAGGGAATATCTGTTGACGAAATGGCGACACGAGTGTGCCTACTGCGGTGCCCAAAAAGTCCCGTTAGAAATCGAACACATTCATCCGAAGAGTAAGGGAGGTTCCGATCGAGTTAGCAATCTGGCTATCGCTTGCCATCAATGCAACCAGAAAAAAGGAAACAAGCCTGTAGAGCAATTCCTAAAAAAGAAGCCCGAAGTGTTGAAGCGGTTGCTAGCCCAAGCTAATGCCCCCCTAAAAGATGCAGCGGCAGTCAACTCTACCCGATGGGCATTGTTTAACCGCCTTCAGGAAACTGGATTAGCCATTGAAATTGGCACGGGAGGTTTGACAAAATACAACCGGACTCTTCAAGGACTACCCAAAACTCATTGGTTAGATGCAGCTTGTGTGGGAAAAAGTACACCCATGTTAAACATCGCCACTTCCCAGCCACTACTAATTACTTGCACTGGGCGTGGTGGTCGTCAGAAAGCTGCTATCAACAAATACGGATATCCAATCCGTCACAATCCATTAAAGCCAATCAAGGGATGGCAAACTGGGGATATTGCCAAGCATAGAGTGCATGGAATCGGTAGAATTACCCCCAGAAGTCGCGGTAGTTTTGTGTTGAGCAAACCTGACAAAACCAAGAAGTCAGTCAAGCCAATAGACCTAAAACCTGTCTTCAGAAGAGATGGCTATTCGTATAAATGGGCTTGATTTCCCGCAAATTACCAGTTTTTTGGTATTCTGATCGACCAAGGGTGCTCTGCCAGGTTCAGGGGATAGTGATGGGTTAATGGGGTGATGGAGTAATAGAGTCAATGCTAGATCTATTAGTCCCCCTAGTTACTAGTTTTTGGTAATCTTCCTTCTAACCCAGTCCAATGTTTTTTGTCAAAAAACAGTTTAAAAGTCAGGTTGGACAAAGGGGAATAGAGTCAGCTTCAACTAAATCAGTCTAAATAAGTTTTCTGTCCTCCCCCACTCATCCGGTCCCCCTCTAACAAATTTGTACAACACTACCCGAAAGGGAGGAAAGAGCGTGTCACAGTGGTTTTTGCTTGTCTTTTTAGCTTTGGGCGGTTCAGGTCTTCTCGGTTCCGTCAAGATTATTAATCAAGGAAACCAAGCCTTAGTGGAACGGTTGGGAAAATATAGTGGCAAAAAACTTGAACCTGGGCTCAACTTTGTTATTCCTGTGATTGAGCGGGTGGTTTTCCAGCAAACCATTCGGGAAAAAGTCCTTGATGTGCCACCTCAGCCTTGTATCACCTCCGACAATGTTTCCATTACCGTTGACGCTGTGGTTTACTGGCGGATCATGGATATGGAGAAAGCTTACTATAAGGTCGAAGACCTGCGCTCCGCCATGCAGAACTTGGTGCTAACCCAGATTCGAGCCGAAATGGGTAAACTGGAACTGGATCAAACCTTTACCGCTCGCTCTCAAATCAATGAAACCCTACTGCGGGAATTAGACATTTCCACTGATCCTTGGGGGGTTAAAGTCACCCGGGTTGAACTGCGGGATATTGTACCGTCTCAGGCAGTGCAGGACTCAATGGAGTTACAAATGTCCGCAGAACGCCGTAAGCGGGCGGCAATTTTGACCTCTGAAGGGGAACGAGAATCTGCGGTTAACACTGCCAGAGGTAAAGCCGAGGCACTAGAGTTAGATGCTGCAGCCCGTAAAAAAGCTGCGATTATGGATGCTGAAGCCCAACAACAGGCAATAGTTCTCAAAGCTCAGGCAGAACGACAGCAGCAGGTTCTAAAGGCACAAGCCACTGCTGAGGCTCTGAAAATTGTGGCTAAGACTCTTAATAATGACCCGAATGCTCGTGATGCCCTCCAGTTTTTACTGGCTCAGAATTATATCGATATGGGTATGCAAGTTGGCAGTAGCGACAGTAGTAAAGTTATGTTCATGGATCCTCGCAGCATTCCAGCAACCATTGAAGGGATGCGTTCGATTGTTGGTGATGGAGACAAGGTTAATCCCAATTCCCTAGGTATTGAGATGAATCAAAGGTAAAGTTCAGCGTCAATTAGCCATACCTAGACGGGTATCCCCGTTTAGGTGGGGCTTGTGTCTAAACATAAAAAGTCTGCCAATTAAGCAAATCTATAGCTGTTAATACAGCCAAGGGATATAGGAGTCTATTGACAGCGGTTAAAGCCAACGCAGTTTTAACCCGTTGGCCATGGGATAACCACAGAATTCCTAAATCCCTTGAGAAAGTTGCTTAGAACAGAACATCTCACGAGATTCTTGCTTAACATTACCATTCATCACAGCTAGCTGTAGCTTCATGAAGGCATTTAAGTCTTCCAGTGGATATTTTCTGGTTAGAAGCTGCCGTAGCTTATCCTCTTCTGTCACGCTCAAATAGCCAGTTTTGAGCGCTTGTTGTACAACTTCCCTGATATTAGCCATAACACAAGCACCTATTAAAATCAGTTAGCACCTTGGAGGCTGAAAGTCTGGCAAAAGCCAATTGAGACTATCCCTCCACAGTACTTATCACCCTTTTTTAAGCTTTTTACGCTTTTTATGATGTAGACGACACTTAATCTGTGTGCAATGTTCCATTGTACATTGTACTGATATCGTGTCTTTGGCTAGGTAAGCGCGTCGCCAGCATCACCAAGCTTCTGTTAGCATGGCTGTTTTAGGTGATTCAAGTATTATCTCATTCTGGCTGTTGATATTCTGTAGCATTGGTTACAGAACACTGTTCACATAATCCGAAAAACTCCAAGGTATGGTAAAAAATAGTGAATTGATAAGAATCTTGCAACTTCTTCTCTAACTGAGGTACAGGGCATTCCTCAATGGGAATAGACAATCCACAATTGAGGCAAGTGAGGTGGTGTTGATCCTCTTGTACACCACTGTAGAGGGATTCTCCACTACCAAGAGTCCGGACTTGCACCATTCCTTCTAGTTTCAAAGCATCCAAAGCGCGGTAAACTGTAGCCAAACCCATAGATTGCTTACGTTTGCGCAGCTCGACATAAAGATCTTGGGCCGACATAGCCCGATTTAAGGTTGTGAGCAGTTTCAGAATTCGCTCTTGGGAGCGGGTGCGTTGGCCTTTCATTAATCTTTTTTTAATATCCTAGAATTTTTTTGATGTTAATGGTGCTTGTTGGTTCAAACTGTAAAGAAGGATGAATGATCAACGGATCATCAGCAATAGTTAGCGCGGCTGTGCCCAAATCCCAGGATTAGGCTAGGGCTGGTTACACGCTGTGGCAGCTAAAAAAAATACTAGCTCAAAAAATACTAGTTGCTGAGTTACCTATAAGTCACCTAATTGATAGACTTTTTTAATCCTTGATCGTTCATCCTTGATATTATATCCATTATCATTATATAGTCAAAGGGGAGAGTTGTGATTAACAAATATCAGGCTTCTATTTATGTTACACTTAGAAATTCCGTATTGGATCCAGCCGGTGTAGCTGTTGAGTCAGGACTGAAGCAGCTAGGCTATGAGAGTATAGAAGAGGTGCGTATTGGTAAATATATCGAACTTAGCCTGAGTGCAGCAAATGAAGATATGGCGCGAGAACAATTGAATCAGATCTGTGACCAGCTCTTAGCCAACCCAGTTATTGAAAATTATCGCTTTGAATTGGTTGAGATTTCAGCACAACTAGGAGTGGAAGCATGAAATTTGGGGTGGTGGTCTTTCCTGGGTCAAACTGTGATCGCGATGTGGCCTATGTTACAACTAGCTTACTCCAATGTCCAACCCGGATGGTTTGGCATCAAGAAACCGATATTTCTGACTTAGATGTGGTGGTACTCCCTGGGGGCTTTAGCTATGGGGATTACCTGCGCTGTGGCGCAATTGCTCAGTTTTCTCCGGTGATGCCAATGGTTGTAGACCATGCTAAGCAGGGTAAGTTTGTCCTGGGCATTTGTAATGGCTTCCAGATGCTGACGGAAATGGGGATGTTACCAGGGGCATTAGTCAGAAATCGGGACTTACATTTTATTTGCGATCGCGTTCCAGTTAAAGTAGAGCGCACTGATTTATATTGGACTACAGCTTATCACCCAGGAGAAATTATAACTCTACCTATTGCCCATGGTGAAGGTCGCTACTACGCTGATGCTGAGACTCTCAAAGCTCTCGAAGATAATGGTCAGGTCTTGTTTCGTTACTCCACTGTTTCAGGAGAGATAGAGACAACAGGTAATCCCAATGGTTCCCTAAATAACATTGCCGGAATTTGTGATCCCACTGGCAAAATTTTGGGTATGATGCCCCATCCAGAACGAGCAGCTGATCCGATGTTAGGCAATATCGATGGGATGAGATTGTTTCAGAGTTTGTTAAAGACTTTTGAGGATTGCTAGTTTTTTGGATACCACCAATTACTGATAACTGCGACCGCTAGATGGGTCGGATCAATATTATGTTTGTGCCACAGATGCCAATAACACCAAACCTGGTTGACTGATAAATATTTCCAAAAAATTCAGTTTAGGATGTTTGTAATTGGTTGCTGTAAATGCTGTAAAGGGTATTTAAAAAAAACTAAAAAGAAGCAGAGGTTAGCCCTTGAATGGACGACGAGGATTTGTTAAAGTTTATCGTTATAATTAGTAAAATAAAGAATTCCAAATCGAAAATATAAAATTCGATAAGATAAGATAAGAAGATGCCTGAAACTAACTTCCAAATTCAATGGCCTGATGGTTCTCAGGAACTTTGCTATTCTCCTTCTCTAGTAGTCAAGAAATATTTGAATTCTGATCAAGACTATTCCCTTTCGGAATTTGTGGCACTGTCTCGGACTGCACTTGAGGATGGTAGTAATCGGGTCAAAGCTCAATTTGGTTTCCCTTGTAGCAAAGCACTAGGACAACTGAAGCAAATAGAAGACACAGCGAAGAAGTATAGTAATCTATCTGAGCCAAAAGTGCGATTACTCAAATTTATCGATGTCCAACCCACAGAATAATTCAATAAAAATTGATGCAAGCCACTTCTGCTCCAGACTCCACTACTATCCTCGCTGGCTTCCATGCTCTTTCCGATCCCCTGCGCCTGGCAGTGATTGAGCTACTGCGATCGCAAGAGTTGTGTGTTTGTGATTTATGTGATCGCTTAAATGTCCAGCAATCAAAACTATCATTTCACCTGAAAACCCTTAAACAAGCTGGTCTGATTCGCCCCCGCCAACAGGGAAGGTGGATGTACTACAGCCTGAATTTGCCCCAGTTTGTGGTTTTAGAGCAATATTTGGCAGAATTTCGTCGCACAGGTGTGATGGTACCTGCCCGTAATTGTTGCTCAGACTAGTTTAGAGCCTAGCTTGAATGGCTCTAGGGTTCTGATCATGGTATAGAGCGTCCTATAGCAACGACCCTGTCAACTGCTTCTGATCTACCTAAATACCATTAGCCTAATATAGCACTACCTATTAAGGTGTTTGACATTGATACAAGCAGCAAAAGGTGCGACCCGTGGCGAATTTAATTCTTAATGCGGAAAGCGCACCTAAGCTGTTTTAGTCCACTTTTGCCTGTTGCCTGTTGCCTGTTGCCTCTTGCCTTGCGCGTAGCGCTATACCATTAGCCAATTCAGCCGATGGCTTAACTATTATTTAAGCAATAAATCAATTTTTTTTGATATATTAGGATTAACTAATTAGTAAAACAGGAGGGATATTCATGGCTACTCTCAAAACTCATGTCTCCCTGAATGTCACTGACCTTCACAAATCTGTGACATTTTACCACGCCATGTTTGGTGTGTCTCCAGTTAAATACAAGGCTCTTCGTTAAAGCCTGGCAATTCCCGGTAAACTCTGGGATTGCCTAGCGAAGATGCAGACTAAGGATTAGTTTCCTACGTTGGTCTGGTCAGGATACCCGAGGGTGACCTCCAGCTCCCGGCTCTATCGCTAACTATTAAGAAAAGGCAAAATGTGTGGTTAGCATGACAAGCCATTCCAACATTGTCGAGGAACACATTACCGAATTGAGTTGCACTAATCATGCAGAATTACGTATTCGTTATTGACACAAACAAGCAACCATTAAACCCTATTCCACCAAAGAAAGCTCGCCGGTTATTAAACAAAGGTAAGGCTGCCGTTTTTAGGATGTACCCGTTCACAATCATCTTAAAGACTGCGATCAATAATCCAACCATCTCACCTTGTCAAATAAAGATTGACCCTGGTAGTAAGGTAACTGGATTTGCCCTAGTCCAAAACAACCAAGTTATTTGGGGAATGGAATTAGAGCACAGAGGAGGATTAATTAAGAAAAAACTAGAGTCTAGAAGCGCTGTAAGGCGTAGGAGACGTAACCGCAACACCCGCTACAGGAAACCCAGATTCCTTAACCGTAAGCGTCCAGAGGGATGGCTTCCACCTAGTCTAGAACACAGGATTTTGACTATTCAGACTTGGGTAAAACGATTGATTAAATTCTGCCCAGTCAATGAGATTTGGGTCGAAAGGGTTAAGTTTGACACCCAAAAAATGCAAAATCCTGAAATCAGTGGCATTCAGTACCAGCAAGGAGAGTTAGCCGGATATGAGGTTAGAGAGTACTTACTTGAAAAATGGGGAAGAGAATGCACTTACTGTGGTAAGCAATCCGTTCCATTGCAAATCGAACACATTCACCCAAGGTCACTTGGTGGAAGCGATCGCGTAAGTAATCTTTGTTTGGCTTGTAAAAAGTGTAATCAACGCAAAGGTAACAAGCCTATAGAAGACTTCTTAAAAAAGAAGCCAAGTCTACTGCAAAAAATCAAATCTAAAGCTAAGCAGCCATTAAAAGATGCAACAGCAGTAAATGCAACTCGGAACAAGTTAGTTAAGGTACTTCAATTAATCAAGGTTGTGGTCACCGGAACGGGAGCGCAAACCAAATACAACCGGACTAGATTAGAACTACCTAAGCAGCACTGGATTGATGCCGCTTGTGTTGGGGATATTGAGACCTTAGTGTTGAGAACCTCTCAGCCGCTGTTAGTCACTTGCAAGGGACCCGGAGGGAGACAGAAAGCAGCACTTAACAAATACGGTTACCCCATCAGACACAATCCATTAAAACCAATCAAAGGCTGGGTTACTGGGGACATAGCCCAGCATCCTCTACTAGGAATAGGCAAAGTCACCCCTAGAAGCAAAGGAAGCTTTGGATTTACCCCGTTAGGAACCAAGGGCTACAAAAGTTGCAAACCTCAAGATATATCGGCAATATACCGAAAAGATGGATACACTTATAGCTTTTGCTAGTATCTGCCGAGATTTACCAGGGAATAGTTGTCCTGGAAGTTCCTGTTAAATCCTCCTGCTGTGGCTAAATTTAGATCACCATTAAATGAGAATCCGCAAACTGATACCCAAACAAACTCTCTGGTCCTTAATATCCCATTGCTGGCGAGAGGCAGTAACTGAGGGCATGGCTACATTTATCTTAGTTTTTGTTGGCACTGGTGCTGTCATGGTTAATCACATCACTGGTGGAGCCTTAACTCATCTGGGCGTCAGTTTTGTGTTTGGAGCAGTGGTCGCTGCTTTAATCTATGCCACAGGACATATTAGCGATGCCCATATTAACCCAGCTGTGACTCTTGCTTTCTGGGCTAGTGGCTTTTTTCCTGCTCGCAAAGTGTTACCTTATATCCTGGCTCAATGCATTGGTGCGATCGCTGCTTCAACATTACTGTTGTTGACACTGGGGTATGTTGCTGATCTTGGCGCAACTCTGCCTCTACAAGGGAACTGGTTTCAATCCTTAGTGCTGGAAGTAGTACTCACCTTTATCTTAATGTTTGTGATCTTAGGCTCTGGTCTCGACCGCCGTGCTCCCATTGGCTTTGCTGGTTTGGCTATTGGCTTAACCGTAGCATTAGAAGCAGCTTGCTTCGGACCAATTACCGGTGCCAGCATGAATCCAGCCCGTTCATTGGGGCCAGCCCTAGTAGCTGGGATTTGGCAACATCAATGGATTTATTGGGTTGCCCCAATTGTAGGAGCGCAATTAGCCGTGATTGCCTATCGGCAACTTTCCCATGGATTTCGGGATATTCAATAAAAGCATAGCTAAGCTAAAACGCATTTAAAATGGGTTTTAGCAAGGCAATAGGCAATAGGCAATAGGCAATAGGCAATAGGCAATAGGCAATAGGCAATAGGCAAAAGAGGAGTGGATTCTATTTTTTTTAGTTAATTTCAATAATATACAGTTTAAATGTATAAAATTTAAGCTAAAAACTAACAAATAACAACTAACAAAAAAAATAACTATGAAACAAATCATGTTTGTTTGTAAAAGAAATTCCTGCCGCTCTCAAATGGCAGAGGGTTTTGCTAGAACCTTAGGAGAAGGGAAGATTTCTGTTACTAGTTCTGGACTAGAAGCAAGCCGAGTTCATCCTACGGCAATTCAAGTCATGGATGAAATTAACATAGATATTACTGACCAGACGTCTAATCCTTTAGACGATTTCAAGGCTGAAGACTATGATGCTGTCATTTCCTTGTGCGGCTGTGGTGTTAATTTACCAGAAGCCTGGGTATTACGAGATGTGTTTGAAGATTGGCAGCTCGATGATCCTGATGGGCAACCACTAGAGACGTTTCGCCGTGTCCGAGATGAAATTAAAGAACGAGTAGCTAAGTTAGTGGAAACCTTGAGCTAATTAGTTGGTTTACGGTTAATTTCAAGGACTTATCAACAGCCTATTTATCTAGTAATTATTTGATACTTTACATTACTATTACCTTCCGGAGGATTTTGGATAAAATCAAATAAATGGTGAGCTAACTCTAATTTAGTGCAGCGATTAATCTGTTGATGCCGTCCTCTGTTATCAATCAAAATGGCTTGGTTGGTATCACTGCCAAAACCAGCATTTGGTTTGTCAACTGGGTTAGCTACAATGGCATCCAATCGCTTCTTGTTTAATTTTTGTAACGCAGGCTTGATAATATCTCCAGTCTGTGCTGCAAATCCGACTAAGTACTGATGGGGGTGTTTCAGTCGTCCCAATTCAGCTAGGATATCTGGCACCGGTTTTAAAGGTAGAGCAGCAGGAAGTCCATGCTTCGGTATCTTCATCTCCTGGTAGATTCCAGGGGTTACATCGGCTACCGCTGCTGCCATCACAATCAAATCAGCATTGGGAAAATTGGCTAGCATCGCCCGATGCATCTCAGTAGCACTCACTACTGGAATTGTCCGGATACCCATCGGTACTTCCCAAGTAGCTGGTCCATGAACTAGGGTGACAACTGCTCCCCGATTTCTGGCAGCTTGGGCTAGGGCTAGTCCCATCTTGCCTGTGGAGGGATTCCCGATAAAGCGTACTGGATCTATATATTCCCGAGTGCCACCAGTACTGATTAAGACTTGTTTACCGGCTAAGTCTCTTTTGCCACCAGTGTAGAGCAGGGATTGGATAGAAGCGATTATCTCCTCTGGTTCTGCCATCCGTCCTGCACCAATGCGATCGCATGCTAACCGTCCTGCTGTTGGACCAACACTATGATACCTGGGGTCACTTAACAGCTGTTGCCAATTTCGTTGCACTGACTGCTGCTTCCACATATCTGTATTCATAGCTGGTGCCAACAAAATCGGGCAACTAGACGCTAGAACCGTATTAGTTAGTAAGTTATCTGCTAAGCCATAAGCCAACTTACCTAGGGTATTAGCCGTCAGAGGAGCAATCACCAATACTTCTGCCCATTCCCCTAATTCAATATGCACCGGACGTTCATGCTTTGCTTGCCAGAATACGTTGTCTGTATAAGCTGGATGGCGAGAGAGGGTACTTAGAGTCAAAGGAGTGATAAATTT
Coding sequences within it:
- a CDS encoding protein phosphatase 2C domain-containing protein, which translates into the protein MDRYLWAVGSAAVELPVGEQVADRYQVVAPQIWQDMQPELPPDFPEQLNGHILPYLRLYPHCLHVPEVYGICQLPQQRNFLSTPGQDVVILLENAPIDANGNLYPSMESIWTSATAVRQVYWLWQIWELWIPLSELGVASSLLVPTNLRVEGWRLRLRELYRDTMADTSLSPVVPSNGLEDRGFDTLVSPDSPTEPNSVSEPSVDASLKQLGECWEAWCRKASVSVADQLQAIAQHLQTEHPSLSAIASQLNHLLLEQAAQQPLRLKIAGITATGSSHSHNEDSCYPTKADLIKDPEQTQDPLIPHLSIICDGIGGHEGGEIASQLALQSIKLQVRALLAELNEDPELMTPELVTENLSAIIRVANNMISSRNDQQERESRRRMATTLTLALQLPQMVNTPEGKTNGHEIYIASVGDSRAYWLTPDYCQQLTVDDDVATREVKLGRSLYRQALQRSDAQALTQALGTKEAELLRPTVRRFIVEEDGLLLLCSDGLSNNNLIEKFGRDLPQKVNSHRISVESAAESLIELGFKHNGQDDISVVLTYCAVSPQYPTVLNLGDMSSSKELQVVNLGQQTALTPSLPGEITTSNDKKPETTRSYRDGIRAVFGLLGVVGILVGAGAILLTTQWVLAPEGFQKMRDRFLPAPDPNLPESSPTEQELPDN
- a CDS encoding NfeD family protein codes for the protein MVSSSMLWLIAGSMLCLVELFVPTAFVAFMMGISALVVGFVISILPISYTLQVGLWLLLSTASVFLSRRLMPPARVGKNLDAMEAQTLTEILPGQTGRVLYEGNSWRARCEDYADAIAPNQKVYVVRREGTTLIVVPHHLLHD
- the iscB gene encoding RNA-guided endonuclease IscB; amino-acid sequence: MQNRVFVIDVNKQPLNPIHPGRARKLLKQGKAAVFRTYPFTIILKKTVRDPVNEPHRIKLDPGAKVTGMALVNQRTDAVVWAAELTHRGDMIRQKLADRRRVRRNRRHRKTRYRPARFDHRKRPDGWLAPSLQHRVETTMTWVERLGKCCSITDLSMELVRFDTQKLQNPEISGVQYQQGVLFGYELREYLLTKWRHECAYCGAQKVPLEIEHIHPKSKGGSDRVSNLAIACHQCNQKKGNKPVEQFLKKKPEVLKRLLAQANAPLKDAAAVNSTRWALFNRLQETGLAIEIGTGGLTKYNRTLQGLPKTHWLDAACVGKSTPMLNIATSQPLLITCTGRGGRQKAAINKYGYPIRHNPLKPIKGWQTGDIAKHRVHGIGRITPRSRGSFVLSKPDKTKKSVKPIDLKPVFRRDGYSYKWA
- a CDS encoding SPFH domain-containing protein, which encodes MSQWFLLVFLALGGSGLLGSVKIINQGNQALVERLGKYSGKKLEPGLNFVIPVIERVVFQQTIREKVLDVPPQPCITSDNVSITVDAVVYWRIMDMEKAYYKVEDLRSAMQNLVLTQIRAEMGKLELDQTFTARSQINETLLRELDISTDPWGVKVTRVELRDIVPSQAVQDSMELQMSAERRKRAAILTSEGERESAVNTARGKAEALELDAAARKKAAIMDAEAQQQAIVLKAQAERQQQVLKAQATAEALKIVAKTLNNDPNARDALQFLLAQNYIDMGMQVGSSDSSKVMFMDPRSIPATIEGMRSIVGDGDKVNPNSLGIEMNQR
- a CDS encoding Fur family transcriptional regulator, with the protein product MKGQRTRSQERILKLLTTLNRAMSAQDLYVELRKRKQSMGLATVYRALDALKLEGMVQVRTLGSGESLYSGVQEDQHHLTCLNCGLSIPIEECPVPQLEKKLQDSYQFTIFYHTLEFFGLCEQCSVTNATEYQQPE
- the purS gene encoding phosphoribosylformylglycinamidine synthase subunit PurS, whose amino-acid sequence is MINKYQASIYVTLRNSVLDPAGVAVESGLKQLGYESIEEVRIGKYIELSLSAANEDMAREQLNQICDQLLANPVIENYRFELVEISAQLGVEA
- the purQ gene encoding phosphoribosylformylglycinamidine synthase subunit PurQ, whose product is MKFGVVVFPGSNCDRDVAYVTTSLLQCPTRMVWHQETDISDLDVVVLPGGFSYGDYLRCGAIAQFSPVMPMVVDHAKQGKFVLGICNGFQMLTEMGMLPGALVRNRDLHFICDRVPVKVERTDLYWTTAYHPGEIITLPIAHGEGRYYADAETLKALEDNGQVLFRYSTVSGEIETTGNPNGSLNNIAGICDPTGKILGMMPHPERAADPMLGNIDGMRLFQSLLKTFEDC
- a CDS encoding MSMEG_0570 family nitrogen starvation response protein, with the protein product MPETNFQIQWPDGSQELCYSPSLVVKKYLNSDQDYSLSEFVALSRTALEDGSNRVKAQFGFPCSKALGQLKQIEDTAKKYSNLSEPKVRLLKFIDVQPTE